Proteins encoded by one window of Massilia sp. NR 4-1:
- the argC gene encoding N-acetyl-gamma-glutamyl-phosphate reductase — protein sequence MIKVGIVGGTGYTGVELLRLLALHPEVELTAITSRKEDGLPVADLYPSLRGRVNLAFSAPDKADLSQCDVVFFATPHGVAMAQAPALLAAGVKVIDLAADFRIKDRAVFESTYKIEHTAPALLEQAVYGLPELNRDAIAAAQLIANPGCYPTTMQLGFVPLLKAGWIDASHLIADCKSGVSGAGRKAEIGILFSESSDNFKAYGVGGHRHTPETAAQLQRYTEQQVGLIFTPHLVPMIRGMHSTLYARLTREVSNEELQQLFEDAYRGQPFVDVLPFGAHPETRSTRGANVLRLALHRHGDTVIILVVQDNLVKGASGQAVQCMNLMFGLEEGLGLQTIALMP from the coding sequence ATGATCAAAGTTGGCATCGTCGGCGGCACCGGTTACACCGGAGTGGAACTGCTGCGATTGTTGGCCCTCCACCCCGAAGTCGAACTGACCGCGATCACCTCGCGCAAGGAAGACGGTTTGCCGGTGGCCGATCTGTATCCCTCCCTGCGCGGCCGCGTCAACCTGGCGTTCTCGGCGCCGGACAAGGCCGACCTGAGCCAGTGCGACGTGGTGTTCTTCGCCACCCCGCACGGCGTGGCCATGGCCCAGGCGCCGGCCCTGCTGGCGGCCGGCGTCAAGGTGATCGACCTGGCGGCCGATTTCCGCATCAAGGACCGCGCCGTGTTCGAAAGCACCTACAAGATCGAGCACACCGCGCCGGCGCTGCTGGAGCAGGCGGTCTACGGCCTGCCCGAGCTGAACCGCGACGCCATCGCCGCCGCCCAGCTGATCGCCAATCCCGGCTGCTACCCGACCACCATGCAGCTGGGCTTCGTGCCCCTGCTGAAAGCCGGCTGGATCGATGCCAGCCACCTGATCGCCGACTGCAAATCGGGCGTCTCGGGCGCCGGCCGCAAGGCCGAAATCGGCATCCTGTTCTCGGAATCCTCGGACAACTTCAAGGCCTATGGCGTGGGCGGCCACCGCCACACGCCGGAAACGGCGGCCCAGTTGCAGCGCTACACCGAGCAACAGGTCGGCCTGATCTTCACGCCCCACCTGGTGCCGATGATCCGCGGCATGCACTCGACCCTGTACGCGCGCCTGACGCGCGAGGTCAGCAATGAAGAATTGCAGCAACTGTTCGAAGACGCCTACCGCGGCCAGCCGTTCGTCGACGTGCTGCCCTTCGGTGCGCACCCGGAAACGCGCAGCACGCGCGGCGCCAATGTGCTGCGCTTGGCGCTGCACCGCCACGGTGACACCGTGATCATCCTGGTTGTTCAGGACAACCTGGTCAAGGGCGCATCGGGCCAGGCCGTGCAGTGCATGAACCTGATGTTCGGCCTGGAAGAAGGTCTGGGCTTGCAGACGATTGCCCTGATGCCTTGA
- the rpsI gene encoding 30S ribosomal protein S9 has translation MIGNYNYGTGRRKSAVARVFIKVGTGQIIVNGKPAAEYFSRETGLMVIRQPLELTGNVERFDIKVNVHGGGESGQAGAVRHGITRALIDYDAGLKGDLARAGFVTRDAREVERKKVGLRKARRAKQFSKR, from the coding sequence ATGATCGGTAACTACAACTACGGCACCGGCCGTCGCAAGAGTGCAGTGGCTCGCGTGTTCATCAAGGTCGGCACCGGCCAGATCATCGTGAACGGCAAGCCAGCCGCGGAATACTTCTCCCGTGAAACCGGCCTGATGGTGATCCGTCAGCCGCTGGAACTGACCGGCAACGTCGAGCGTTTCGACATCAAAGTCAACGTGCACGGCGGCGGCGAGTCCGGCCAGGCAGGTGCAGTGCGCCACGGCATCACCCGCGCCCTGATCGACTACGATGCAGGCCTGAAGGGCGATCTGGCCCGCGCCGGCTTCGTCACCCGCGATGCGCGTGAAGTCGAACGTAAAAAAGTTGGTCTGCGCAAAGCACGTCGCGCAAAACAATTCTCGAAGCGTTAA
- the rplM gene encoding 50S ribosomal protein L13, producing MKTFSAKGHEVQRDWFVIDATDKVLGRVASEVARRLRGKHKPEFTPHVDTGDFIVVVNAGKLRVTGTKATEKTYYRHSGYPGGIYETNFLKMQQRFPGRALEKAVKGMLPKGPLGYAMIKKLKVYAEGSHPHAAQQPKALEF from the coding sequence ATGAAAACTTTTTCCGCTAAGGGCCATGAAGTCCAGCGCGACTGGTTCGTGATTGACGCGACGGACAAAGTCCTCGGACGTGTTGCCAGCGAAGTGGCACGCCGACTGCGCGGCAAGCATAAGCCAGAATTTACTCCTCACGTTGACACCGGCGACTTCATCGTTGTCGTGAACGCAGGCAAACTGCGCGTGACCGGCACCAAAGCCACCGAGAAGACCTACTACCGTCACTCGGGCTATCCAGGCGGCATCTACGAGACCAACTTCCTGAAAATGCAACAGCGTTTCCCAGGCCGTGCTCTGGAAAAAGCCGTCAAAGGCATGCTGCCAAAAGGCCCACTGGGCTACGCAATGATCAAGAAGCTGAAAGTGTACGCCGAAGGTTCGCACCCGCACGCTGCCCAGCAACCTAAAGCACTCGAATTCTAA
- a CDS encoding alpha/beta fold hydrolase — protein sequence MPTLSLRAILAALALALPGAAPAAPPAAAAGHSCHLPGAEEALRCLRLEVPLDHAQAAGSRLRLHVTIAPALRETALRDPLFILAGGPGEAGSEVLPMLASAFRKVRATRDVVLIDQRGSGLSGKLECKSGPEDDNLGDAAALASARACLQRLAAPYAHYGTDAAAQDIEAVRRALGYAQINLWGGSYGTRLAQHYARRYPAQVRSLILDGVAAPGQIIPAGGRDAQAALDTLFRQCAADAGCAKAFPELPRQFASLRARLAQAPLQLELPDPRTAELRAVEISSARFLGTVHNILYSQQDSRRLPFLIDSAARGRWQPFLARSNVARDFASDAGPALGLHLAVVCAEDYPRLTPAVLAEDTRASFLGPAQIARAGQLCPLLGVPAVAPAAPTPIAAPVLMLSGALDPVTPPRRAEAAGRHLQRAQHLIVQNGGHIVSPLGCVPRLLREFLDQPGQPLHAACLREIPAPTFQLNSAGPQP from the coding sequence GTGCCCACTCTGTCCCTCCGCGCCATCCTGGCCGCCCTGGCGCTGGCCCTGCCGGGCGCCGCGCCGGCCGCGCCGCCAGCCGCCGCCGCCGGCCACTCCTGCCACCTGCCGGGCGCCGAGGAAGCGCTGCGCTGCCTGCGCCTCGAGGTGCCGCTCGACCACGCGCAGGCGGCCGGGTCGCGCCTGCGCCTGCACGTGACGATCGCCCCGGCGCTGCGCGAGACGGCCCTGCGCGACCCGCTGTTCATCCTGGCCGGCGGCCCCGGCGAAGCGGGCAGCGAGGTGCTGCCGATGCTGGCCAGCGCCTTCCGCAAGGTGCGCGCCACGCGCGACGTGGTGCTGATCGACCAGCGCGGCAGCGGCCTGTCCGGCAAGCTCGAATGCAAGAGCGGCCCCGAGGACGACAACCTGGGCGACGCCGCCGCGCTGGCCAGCGCGCGCGCCTGCCTGCAGCGCCTGGCCGCGCCCTATGCCCACTACGGCACCGACGCCGCGGCGCAGGACATCGAGGCCGTGCGGCGCGCCCTCGGCTATGCCCAGATCAATCTGTGGGGCGGCTCCTACGGCACGCGCCTGGCCCAGCATTATGCGCGGCGCTATCCGGCCCAGGTGCGCAGCCTGATCCTCGACGGCGTCGCCGCGCCCGGGCAGATCATCCCGGCCGGCGGGCGCGATGCCCAGGCCGCGCTCGACACCCTGTTCCGCCAGTGCGCGGCCGATGCCGGCTGCGCCAAGGCCTTCCCCGAGCTGCCGCGCCAGTTCGCCAGCCTGCGCGCACGCCTGGCCCAGGCCCCGCTGCAACTTGAATTGCCCGACCCGCGCACGGCCGAGCTGCGCGCGGTCGAGATCAGCAGCGCCCGCTTCCTCGGCACGGTGCACAATATCCTGTATTCGCAGCAGGACAGCCGGCGCCTGCCCTTCCTCATCGACAGCGCCGCGCGCGGCCGCTGGCAGCCGTTCCTGGCGCGCAGCAATGTGGCGCGCGACTTCGCCAGCGATGCCGGCCCGGCCCTCGGCCTGCACCTGGCCGTGGTCTGCGCCGAAGACTATCCGCGCCTGACGCCGGCCGTGCTGGCCGAGGACACGCGCGCCTCCTTCCTCGGCCCGGCCCAGATCGCACGCGCCGGCCAGCTCTGTCCGCTGCTCGGCGTGCCGGCCGTGGCGCCGGCCGCGCCGACGCCGATCGCCGCGCCCGTGCTCATGCTGTCGGGCGCGCTCGACCCGGTGACGCCGCCGCGCCGCGCCGAGGCGGCCGGCCGCCACCTGCAGCGCGCCCAGCACCTCATCGTGCAGAACGGCGGCCACATCGTCTCGCCGCTGGGCTGCGTGCCGCGCCTCCTGCGCGAATTCCTCGACCAGCCCGGCCAGCCGCTGCACGCGGCCTGCCTCCGCGAAATTCCGGCCCCGACCTTCCAGCTCAACAGCGCCGGCCCCCAACCCTGA
- a CDS encoding ATP-binding cassette domain-containing protein, whose translation MIEVHDVRKQFGKVQALAGATFSAADGQITALLGPNGAGKTTLLRTLVGLLKRDHGRIAIDGVDPAVDPMRVRRNIGVLTDQFGLYDRLSTREYLSYFGELNGMARAAIDQRIAEVSELLALDDILERRAKGFSQGQRIKVALARTLLHRPRHLLLDEPSRGLDVMSTRALRRALAALKADGCCVIMATHVMQEVIHSCDDVIVIAGGATVAQGTPQALCARTGLDSLEDAFVSLVGTEEGIEL comes from the coding sequence ATGATTGAAGTCCACGATGTACGCAAGCAGTTCGGCAAGGTGCAGGCCCTGGCCGGCGCCACCTTCAGCGCCGCCGACGGCCAAATCACGGCCCTGCTGGGGCCGAACGGGGCCGGCAAGACCACCTTGCTGCGCACCCTGGTCGGCCTGCTCAAGCGCGACCACGGCCGCATCGCCATCGACGGCGTCGACCCGGCCGTCGACCCGATGCGGGTGCGCCGCAATATCGGCGTGCTGACCGACCAGTTCGGCCTGTACGACCGCCTGTCCACGCGCGAATACCTGAGCTATTTCGGCGAACTGAACGGCATGGCGCGCGCCGCCATCGACCAGCGCATCGCCGAAGTCAGCGAACTGCTCGCGCTCGACGATATCCTGGAGCGCCGCGCCAAAGGCTTTTCCCAGGGCCAGCGCATCAAGGTGGCCTTGGCACGCACGCTCCTGCACCGCCCGCGCCACCTGCTGCTCGACGAACCGAGCCGCGGCCTCGACGTGATGAGCACGCGCGCCCTGCGCCGCGCCCTCGCCGCCCTCAAGGCCGATGGCTGCTGCGTGATCATGGCCACCCATGTGATGCAGGAAGTGATCCATTCCTGCGACGACGTGATCGTCATTGCCGGCGGCGCCACCGTGGCCCAGGGCACGCCGCAAGCGCTGTGCGCGCGCACCGGCCTGGACAGCCTGGAAGACGCCTTCGTCAGCCTGGTCGGCACCGAAGAGGGGATTGAATTATGA